Genomic segment of Sporocytophaga myxococcoides:
TTTTTCTAATAAAAGAACGTAAAATTGCGATATAAAATTTTTTCACATGGCTATTACAAAAAGGAATGAATTTCAGGCGCATCAGGTAAAAATTTCTGTATTGGCAAAAGCTCTTGCTCATCCGGCCAGAGTCGCTATTATGGAGCTATTAGCTGCAAAAGGGCCTTGTTTGTGCGGAAGTATCGTTAATGAACTTCCATTGTCCCAGTCAACTATCAGTCAGCATCTTAAAGATCTTAAAGAAGCTGGACTTATCAAAGGTGCGATAGATGGGCCAAGGGTGTACTATTCTCTGGATGAAGAACAGTTTAGATTATCCAAAATATTCATGGATAGATTTTATAATGAATCTTTTAGAGCAATAGAAAATACAAAGAAAGTTTTACAGAATTAACTCTAAAAATAATCTGATAAAAAAGCGAAAGTTCTTAAAGAGGACTTTCGCTTTTTTGTTAGTCATTATTGATACCATCGATTCAATTGGCATTTATTCATCATTGCTGTTGAGCGAAATATGTAACTTCTCATTTTTTATTCTCAAATATTAAAGTTTATGTTAAGGAATTGTTAATAGATGATGCGGTCACATCAGGTAAGGTGTATTCTTTATTTGTCTGATTTTAACAATGTCTTAACATTGGATATAATTTGTTAATATTTCCTTAACTGTTTATTGAGGTCTTATCAGTTCGGTTCTACTTAATTTTGTTGCCGATAAAGAAAAACAAATCCAAACTGATATGAATAAGTTTTATTCTATTTTATTTTTTCTCTTTTCAATTCTTGTTTTTGCAAAAAGCAATGTATTAGCTCAAACAGGCAGCGTTACAGGAATTGTAAAAGACTCTCTAGGTGAATCATTGATCGGAGCTACTGTATTTGTAGAAGGGGCGGGGCTCGGAACCGCAACAGGTATTGACGGTGATTATTTAATTAAAGGAATCAAGCCTGGCACATATACTATTAAAGTTGAATACCTTGGTTATGAAAATAAAATGGTTCACAATGTAATCATCAATGTGGATGAAACTACAAAGCTGAATATTGAGATGAAGGCAGATCCGGAACAAATTGCTGAGGTGGTTGTTATCGGAACAAAAGTAACCAACAGTGAAAAGGCTGTGGTGCAGGAAATCAAGGAAAGTGAGGAAGTGGTAACTGGAGTCTCTGCAGAACAGATAAGTAAGTCACAGGACAGAACTACTGCTGATGTTATGAGAAGAATTCCAGGAGTTACCGTAGTAGACAATAGATTCGTTGTTGTCAGAGGATTAAGTGAAAGATACAATGCCGTTATGCTTAATGATATGATGGCTCCTAGCACTGAGATTGACAGAAGAAGCTTTTCATTTGATGTGATACCGAGCGGACTATTGGACAGACTCTTAATTTATAAATCAGGTGCTGCAGATCTTCCTGGTGATTTTGCCGGTGCTGTTATTAAAGTTTATACCAGAAACATTGTTGATACCAATGCTACACAAATCGGATTCTCTCTCTCAGACAGAGTAGGAACCACTTTTAATAATCTTCATCTTGAGAAAGGCAGCGGGACAGATTTTATCGGTGTAGATTCAAAAAGAGGACTTCCTTCAGATTTTCCAAAGGACAATTTAAGAAACTACTATAGCAATCAACTGCTTGATGTAAGTAAGTCATTTAAGAATTCATGGAGCACACAATCGGTAACAGCATTGCCTGATATGAGATTCAATATTAATCTATCAAGGAAATTCTTTGTGAAAGGTATTAAGGTATCAAACATATCTTCAGTAAATTATACCAATGCTTATACTTATTTCAAAATTTCAAGGGCTTCATATGATGCTTATGATGAAAGCACTCAGAATACTCCTCAAAGAACGAGTGTAAATGATGCTCAGTATTCAAGAAATGTTAACATTGGACTTATTTCAAACTGGATATTTGAATACAATTCAAGAAATAAAATTTTATTCAGAAACCTATATACGAGGTTAGGAACTAGTCAGACAACAGAAAGGAATGGAGTTGATCTGATGAATAAATATGATCTTCAGAATCTGGCCATTTGGTATTTAAGCAGAGGGATCTATATGGGCCAGTTGCAGGGGGAGCATAATCTTGCTAATGATAAGACTAAATTTAACTGGACTGTAGGTTATAGTAATATAAACAGGAATGAACCTGATTACAGAAGAGTAAGATCTCAGAAACCCTCAGGGTCAAATGAGGCTTTTCAGATACAGATTCCATCTTCAGCCTCTACATTTGATGCTGCAAGGTTTTATTCCAATATGAATGAAAACCTTGTAATGACTAGCGGAGATCTTGAGCATAATTTTAAAGATTCGGATACGACAAAACCATTCATAGTAAAAGGTGGTTATTATTTTGAATATAAGAAAAGAGATTTTGAAGCAAGATGGTTATCCTATAAATGGGCTGATTTTGAGAATCCTTCATTGCCGGAAAATCAGAATTTTAATGCTCAACCTATTGACCAGATATTTGGTCCTGGAAATATAGCTCCCAATAAGCTGGTTATAGAAGAAGGTACCAATTTAACAGATGCTTATCAGGCCAATAGTTTTTTGTCTGCAGGTTATGTCGGAACTTCCTTTGGCTTTCTAAACAATTTCAATCTTTCAACAGGACTACGTTTGGAAAACTATCATCAGGAA
This window contains:
- a CDS encoding ArsR/SmtB family transcription factor: MAITKRNEFQAHQVKISVLAKALAHPARVAIMELLAAKGPCLCGSIVNELPLSQSTISQHLKDLKEAGLIKGAIDGPRVYYSLDEEQFRLSKIFMDRFYNESFRAIENTKKVLQN
- a CDS encoding TonB-dependent receptor, encoding MNKFYSILFFLFSILVFAKSNVLAQTGSVTGIVKDSLGESLIGATVFVEGAGLGTATGIDGDYLIKGIKPGTYTIKVEYLGYENKMVHNVIINVDETTKLNIEMKADPEQIAEVVVIGTKVTNSEKAVVQEIKESEEVVTGVSAEQISKSQDRTTADVMRRIPGVTVVDNRFVVVRGLSERYNAVMLNDMMAPSTEIDRRSFSFDVIPSGLLDRLLIYKSGAADLPGDFAGAVIKVYTRNIVDTNATQIGFSLSDRVGTTFNNLHLEKGSGTDFIGVDSKRGLPSDFPKDNLRNYYSNQLLDVSKSFKNSWSTQSVTALPDMRFNINLSRKFFVKGIKVSNISSVNYTNAYTYFKISRASYDAYDESTQNTPQRTSVNDAQYSRNVNIGLISNWIFEYNSRNKILFRNLYTRLGTSQTTERNGVDLMNKYDLQNLAIWYLSRGIYMGQLQGEHNLANDKTKFNWTVGYSNINRNEPDYRRVRSQKPSGSNEAFQIQIPSSASTFDAARFYSNMNENLVMTSGDLEHNFKDSDTTKPFIVKGGYYFEYKKRDFEARWLSYKWADFENPSLPENQNFNAQPIDQIFGPGNIAPNKLVIEEGTNLTDAYQANSFLSAGYVGTSFGFLNNFNLSTGLRLENYHQELTTPSFNPNDKVNSTNINLLPFANLSYTFSEKMLVRAAFSRTVNRGNFRELAPFSYYDFEYNVNYVGNPKLKIANINNYDLRWELYPSPSENIALGVFYKSFINPIEIYNEQGASLPVFTYGNAPKSSSVGAELELRKSLSFISNYKFLENLSIVSNASVIRSRVDLGNTDIKEKSRPMQGQSPYVINAGLYYNNPDTRWQISLLYNVIGKRIFLVGNNNTPTIYEMPRNVMDLTITKGITNRFLVKIGVQDLFNQQYKLMYDSNFDSKITSVDGYFQKNRRGQYITAGISYTF